The Microcebus murinus isolate Inina chromosome 28, M.murinus_Inina_mat1.0, whole genome shotgun sequence genome has a segment encoding these proteins:
- the RPUSD3 gene encoding mitochondrial mRNA pseudouridine synthase RPUSD3 isoform X2, producing MDGRGILGLVWAGWRRGLRGCSEAKDAGIVTRARHQLQAGGSSRRLRPLGDPPFPGPLQPENLSREQLVEVLRAAVVDRKGKPEELTLLSVLPELSQSLGLGKQELQVVRAPGKETSGLVLLSSCPQTASRLQKFFIHSRRAQRPTVTYCAVTDGIPAVSDGKIQAALKLEHTDTVSLVVPVKDPSRKDILEGVKKTLSHFRVVATGSGCALVQLQPVTAFPSQLQVHMVLQLCPVLGDHMYAARVGTVLGQRFLLPAASTKPQKQVLADALLRRLHLSPTQAAQLPLHLHLHRLLLPGTRPKDTPVELLAPLPPYFSRTLQCLGLRQQ from the exons ATGGATGGCCGCGGCATTCTGGGCCTGGTGTGGGCTGGCTGGCGTCGGGGGCTGAGGGGCTGCTCGGAGGCCAAGGACGCAGGCATTGTCACCCGGGCCCG GCATCAGCTGCAAGCTGGAGGCTCCAGCAGACGGCTGCGGCCCCTCGGGGACCCGCCCTTCCCGGGGCCGCTGCAGCCGGAGAACCTCAGCCGGGAGCAGTTGGTCGAGGTGCTCAGGGCCGCCGTGGTGGACCGGAAAG gaaaacCAGAAGAGCTGACATTACTCTCAGTGCTGCCAGAGTTGAGCCAGTCCCTGGGGCTTGGGAAGCAGGAGCTCCAGGTTGTCCGAGCACCTGGGAA GGAGACCTCTGGGCTTGTACTCCTTTCTAGTTGTCCCCAGACAGCAAGTCGCCTCCAGAAGTTCTTCATCCACTCACGGAGAGCCCAGAGACCCACAGTCACCTACTG TGCTGTCACCGATGGGATCCCAGCTGTTTCTGACGGGAAGATCCAGGCAGCTTTGAAACTGGAACATACTGACACAGTCAGTCTT GTAGTTCCGGTAAAGGACCCCTCCCGAAAGGACATCCTAGAAGGTGTCAAGAAGACCCTCAGCCACTTCCGTGTGGTAGCCACAGGCTCCGGCTGCGCCCTGGTCCAGCTGCAGCCAGTGACAG CGTTCCCCAGCCAGCTGCAGGTGCACATGGTCCTGCAGCTCTGCCCTGTGCTCGGCGACCACATGTATGCTGCTCGAGTGGGCACCGTCCTGGGCCAGCGCTTTCTGCTGCCGGCTGCGAGCACCAAACCCCAAAAGCAG GTCCTGGCTGACGCTCTCCTCAGACGCCTCCACCTGAGCCCCACCCAGGCTGCCCAGCTGCCCTTGCACCTCCATCTGCATCGGCTCCTCCTCCCGGGCACCAGGCCCAAGGACACCCCTGTCGAGCTCCTGGCACCTCTGCCCCCTTATTTCTCCAGGACCCTACAGTGCCTGGGGCTCCGCCAACAATAG
- the RPUSD3 gene encoding mitochondrial mRNA pseudouridine synthase RPUSD3 isoform X1, with product MDGRGILGLVWAGWRRGLRGCSEAKDAGIVTRARHQLQAGGSSRRLRPLGDPPFPGPLQPENLSREQLVEVLRAAVVDRKGPLVTLNKPQGLPVTGKPEELTLLSVLPELSQSLGLGKQELQVVRAPGKETSGLVLLSSCPQTASRLQKFFIHSRRAQRPTVTYCAVTDGIPAVSDGKIQAALKLEHTDTVSLVVPVKDPSRKDILEGVKKTLSHFRVVATGSGCALVQLQPVTAFPSQLQVHMVLQLCPVLGDHMYAARVGTVLGQRFLLPAASTKPQKQVLADALLRRLHLSPTQAAQLPLHLHLHRLLLPGTRPKDTPVELLAPLPPYFSRTLQCLGLRQQ from the exons ATGGATGGCCGCGGCATTCTGGGCCTGGTGTGGGCTGGCTGGCGTCGGGGGCTGAGGGGCTGCTCGGAGGCCAAGGACGCAGGCATTGTCACCCGGGCCCG GCATCAGCTGCAAGCTGGAGGCTCCAGCAGACGGCTGCGGCCCCTCGGGGACCCGCCCTTCCCGGGGCCGCTGCAGCCGGAGAACCTCAGCCGGGAGCAGTTGGTCGAGGTGCTCAGGGCCGCCGTGGTGGACCGGAAAG GACCTCTGGTAACACTGAACAAGCCACAGGGTCTGCCAGTGACAG gaaaacCAGAAGAGCTGACATTACTCTCAGTGCTGCCAGAGTTGAGCCAGTCCCTGGGGCTTGGGAAGCAGGAGCTCCAGGTTGTCCGAGCACCTGGGAA GGAGACCTCTGGGCTTGTACTCCTTTCTAGTTGTCCCCAGACAGCAAGTCGCCTCCAGAAGTTCTTCATCCACTCACGGAGAGCCCAGAGACCCACAGTCACCTACTG TGCTGTCACCGATGGGATCCCAGCTGTTTCTGACGGGAAGATCCAGGCAGCTTTGAAACTGGAACATACTGACACAGTCAGTCTT GTAGTTCCGGTAAAGGACCCCTCCCGAAAGGACATCCTAGAAGGTGTCAAGAAGACCCTCAGCCACTTCCGTGTGGTAGCCACAGGCTCCGGCTGCGCCCTGGTCCAGCTGCAGCCAGTGACAG CGTTCCCCAGCCAGCTGCAGGTGCACATGGTCCTGCAGCTCTGCCCTGTGCTCGGCGACCACATGTATGCTGCTCGAGTGGGCACCGTCCTGGGCCAGCGCTTTCTGCTGCCGGCTGCGAGCACCAAACCCCAAAAGCAG GTCCTGGCTGACGCTCTCCTCAGACGCCTCCACCTGAGCCCCACCCAGGCTGCCCAGCTGCCCTTGCACCTCCATCTGCATCGGCTCCTCCTCCCGGGCACCAGGCCCAAGGACACCCCTGTCGAGCTCCTGGCACCTCTGCCCCCTTATTTCTCCAGGACCCTACAGTGCCTGGGGCTCCGCCAACAATAG
- the CIDEC gene encoding lipid transferase CIDEC isoform X3, which yields MLADKPFILVLEEDGTTVETEDYFQALAGNTVFMVLQKGQKWQPASEQGSRYQPSLSHKPAKKIDVARITFDLYKLNPQDFIGCLNVKATLYDTYSLSYDLHCCGAKRILREALRWALFSMQATGHVLLGSSCYLRQLLDATEGERPPKGRASSLIPTRLKILQ from the exons ATGCTGGCAGACAAGCCCTTCATCCTGGTGCTAGAGGAAGATGGCACAACCGTAGAGACAGAAGACTATTTCCAAGCTTTGGCAGGGAATACAGTGTTCATGGTCCTCCAGAAGGGGCAGAAATGGCAGCCTGCATCAGAACAG GGATCGAGGTACCAGCCCTCCCTCTCCCATAAGCCTGCCAAGAAGATTGATGTGGCCCGAATAACCTTTGACCTGTACAAGCTGAACCCACAGGACTTCATTGGCTGCCTGAACGTGAAGGCGACTCTCTATGACACGTACTCCCTTTCTTATGACCTGCACTGCTGTGGGGCCAAGCGCATCCTGAG GGAAGCTCTCCGCTGGGCCCTCTTCAGCATGCAGGCCACGGGCCACGtgctcctgggctcctcctgctACCTGCGGCAGCTCCTGGACGCCACAGAGGGAGAGCGGCCCCCCAAGGGCAGGGCCTCATCTCTCATCCCGACCCGTCTGAAGATCCTGCAGTGA